In Mesorhizobium sp. 113-3-3, a genomic segment contains:
- a CDS encoding NAD-dependent epimerase/dehydratase family protein produces MSYNGKKVLVTGADGFIGSHLTEALVRNGADVTALALYNSFDSHGWLDDLPDKIRSQLKLVRGDVRDCAFLNRIVRGQAVVFHLAALIAIPYSYAAAQSYVETNILGTVNVLEAARQWETERVVHTSTSEVYGTAQTMPIREAHPLQGQSPYSASKIGADMMAESYARSFDVPVVIMRPFNTYGPRQSERAIVPTIIRQALDANCPAIMVGDTSPIRDLTFVEDTAAAFLTAGLARLEFGQAYNAGSQRAATISDVLDLVLELSGSKKPVHRDERRLRPQNSEVRALLADSSRFEGETGWRAQTSLRDGLERTIAWWRARLSEGRVRREMGYMT; encoded by the coding sequence ATGAGCTACAACGGCAAGAAAGTTCTGGTGACGGGCGCGGATGGATTTATCGGTTCGCATCTCACTGAAGCGCTCGTCCGCAACGGCGCGGATGTCACGGCTCTGGCGCTCTACAATTCCTTCGACAGCCATGGATGGCTGGACGATTTGCCGGACAAGATCCGCAGCCAGCTGAAGCTTGTCCGCGGTGACGTGCGCGACTGCGCGTTCCTGAACCGGATCGTGCGTGGCCAGGCCGTCGTGTTTCACCTGGCCGCGCTCATTGCGATTCCATATTCCTATGCGGCTGCCCAGTCCTATGTCGAAACCAACATCCTGGGCACGGTGAACGTTCTTGAAGCCGCGCGTCAATGGGAGACGGAGCGGGTGGTGCATACCTCCACGAGCGAGGTCTATGGAACCGCCCAGACAATGCCCATCCGTGAAGCGCATCCGTTACAGGGACAGTCACCCTATTCGGCATCCAAGATCGGCGCAGACATGATGGCCGAGTCTTACGCCAGGTCGTTCGATGTTCCCGTGGTCATCATGCGGCCCTTCAACACTTATGGCCCGCGCCAGAGTGAGCGCGCGATCGTGCCGACCATCATCCGGCAGGCCCTCGATGCGAATTGCCCGGCGATCATGGTCGGCGATACAAGCCCGATCCGCGACCTGACCTTTGTCGAAGACACTGCGGCAGCGTTCCTGACCGCGGGCCTGGCCAGGCTCGAATTCGGCCAGGCCTACAATGCCGGCAGCCAACGCGCCGCGACCATCTCCGACGTGTTGGACCTTGTCCTGGAATTGAGCGGTTCCAAGAAACCGGTCCATCGTGACGAAAGGCGTCTGCGGCCGCAAAATTCGGAGGTTCGCGCCTTGCTCGCCGATTCCTCGCGCTTTGAAGGCGAGACCGGATGGCGGGCGCAGACCAGCCTTCGCGATGGCCTGGAGCGAACGATCGCGTGGTGGCGCGCGCGCCTTAGCGAAGGCCGGGTGCGGCGCGAAATGGGCTACATGACATGA
- a CDS encoding HlyD family type I secretion periplasmic adaptor subunit: MVSYAPIDNGSRRAEAAEARDDIRSNLILGAAVTAMLVVGGGLWLGLTRIAGAVIAPATVVVESNIKKVQHLTGGTIGGIFAQDGDHVRAGDVVARLDDTLTRANLQIVSEDLDRATVRLARLEAERQGLPEMQLPSDLQARMGDPELAALVRGERTLFESRATALTGQKAQLQSRSKQLERQIDGLKAQQAAEDQSVVLLDGDLGDVQALYTKKLVSKERLSNIRLDATRAHGESGRLAAAVAEAQARVSETELQILQLDEQRRSEVTSELRETEAKQTELSERKVVAQDELTKTNIRAPQSGTVQESAIHTIGGVIAPGEVIMMIVPDTDNLVVDALIPPSRIDDVRPGQRVSIRFPAFDAGTTPACQGSVKRISADLIKDQQKQLSYFSARINVENKAACLTDAKVLKPGMPAEVHISTDERSVWSYLLKPLTDQMSRAFRQ, translated from the coding sequence ATGGTTTCATATGCTCCGATCGACAACGGGAGCCGAAGGGCCGAGGCGGCCGAGGCGCGGGATGATATCAGGTCCAACCTGATCCTGGGCGCGGCGGTCACGGCCATGTTGGTTGTCGGCGGCGGGCTTTGGCTGGGTTTGACCAGGATCGCCGGCGCGGTGATAGCGCCTGCCACCGTGGTGGTCGAAAGCAACATAAAGAAGGTCCAGCATCTGACCGGCGGCACGATCGGCGGCATCTTCGCGCAAGATGGGGACCACGTGCGGGCTGGCGATGTGGTGGCCAGGCTGGACGACACGCTGACGCGGGCCAACCTGCAAATAGTCAGTGAGGATCTTGATCGTGCGACCGTCCGGCTTGCGCGGCTGGAGGCCGAGCGGCAAGGCCTGCCGGAAATGCAGCTTCCGTCCGACCTTCAAGCACGGATGGGCGACCCGGAACTGGCTGCACTGGTGAGGGGAGAGCGCACCCTCTTCGAAAGCCGCGCAACGGCGTTGACGGGGCAGAAGGCGCAGTTGCAAAGCCGCTCGAAGCAGCTCGAACGCCAGATCGATGGCCTCAAGGCGCAGCAGGCCGCGGAAGACCAGTCCGTGGTCCTGCTGGATGGAGATCTTGGCGATGTCCAGGCGCTTTATACAAAGAAGTTGGTGTCCAAGGAGCGACTGAGTAACATCAGACTGGATGCCACCAGAGCGCACGGAGAATCAGGACGCCTCGCGGCGGCGGTCGCTGAGGCACAGGCCCGGGTCAGCGAGACCGAACTGCAAATTCTTCAGCTGGATGAGCAAAGGCGCAGCGAAGTCACGAGCGAACTTCGTGAAACGGAAGCCAAGCAGACCGAACTCAGCGAGCGCAAGGTCGTGGCTCAAGACGAACTGACCAAAACCAACATCCGCGCTCCGCAATCCGGAACGGTGCAGGAATCGGCTATCCATACAATCGGCGGTGTAATCGCTCCGGGAGAGGTGATCATGATGATTGTCCCCGACACCGACAACCTCGTCGTCGACGCGCTGATCCCTCCGTCGCGCATAGATGACGTTCGTCCAGGTCAGCGCGTCTCGATCCGGTTTCCGGCTTTCGATGCCGGCACCACGCCTGCTTGCCAGGGGTCGGTCAAGCGCATCTCGGCGGATCTGATCAAGGACCAGCAAAAACAGCTTTCGTATTTCTCGGCGCGCATCAACGTCGAGAACAAGGCGGCCTGCCTGACCGATGCCAAGGTGCTCAAACCCGGCATGCCGGCGGAGGTTCACATAAGCACGGACGAACGCAGCGTCTGGTCTTATCTGCTGAAGCCTCTCACGGATCAGATGTCCAGGGCTTTCCGCCAATGA
- a CDS encoding polysaccharide biosynthesis/export family protein, whose amino-acid sequence MAFAKRTVLAAIAAMSMTSMAAAGEAEPYQLSPGDTVEIGIAPIPDRTQRAVVQMDGNIALPEVGMVMVAGLTASQLQTRMQALLPTKIFHARLADGRGQMVVVKPDDVTAIIVDYRPIYVTGDVLTPGQQAYRPLMTVRQALAVSGGFSLLRSRAGQTGPDPVDLRRDYETLWGDYTKDYFHAARVRAELQGQADFDKQTPQGSPLSPSVGASIAQAEADGLKIALSDFQQEQAFLEKGEKDAADQIEILQKREQVEAESVKADQEDLAKVTKAFDAGNLTNTRLADVRRALLLSSSGALQTTVELMRARRQQEDYVRQHERNDNQKKIALLTDLKETNARLADVTARLHAASEKLQPTGASTQPLPIAGETIRAQVTIVRKVGDEWRKLSADEDTVVMPGDTVEARFSSDLQSAAIE is encoded by the coding sequence ATGGCCTTCGCTAAACGAACCGTTCTCGCTGCGATCGCCGCGATGTCCATGACATCGATGGCCGCCGCCGGCGAAGCCGAGCCCTATCAACTGTCACCGGGCGATACCGTCGAGATAGGGATAGCGCCAATCCCGGATCGGACCCAGCGTGCCGTGGTCCAGATGGACGGCAATATCGCTCTTCCCGAAGTCGGGATGGTCATGGTCGCAGGCCTGACGGCGTCTCAACTGCAGACGCGCATGCAAGCGCTTTTGCCGACCAAGATTTTTCACGCGCGCCTGGCCGATGGGCGGGGGCAGATGGTCGTCGTCAAGCCAGACGACGTGACCGCCATCATCGTGGACTACCGCCCGATCTACGTCACGGGCGACGTGCTCACCCCGGGACAACAGGCCTACCGTCCGCTCATGACGGTACGGCAGGCGCTTGCCGTCTCCGGCGGCTTCAGCCTCTTGCGGTCACGCGCAGGCCAGACCGGACCCGATCCGGTCGATCTCAGGCGCGATTACGAGACACTTTGGGGGGATTACACCAAAGACTATTTTCACGCTGCCCGTGTCCGCGCCGAACTTCAGGGGCAGGCGGATTTCGACAAGCAGACGCCGCAGGGGTCGCCCCTGTCGCCCAGCGTCGGAGCCTCGATCGCCCAGGCTGAAGCTGACGGGCTGAAGATTGCGCTGAGCGATTTCCAGCAGGAGCAGGCCTTTCTCGAGAAGGGCGAGAAAGATGCGGCTGATCAAATCGAGATTTTGCAGAAGCGCGAACAGGTCGAGGCCGAGAGCGTGAAGGCGGATCAGGAAGATTTGGCGAAGGTAACCAAGGCGTTTGACGCAGGCAATCTGACCAACACCCGGCTCGCCGATGTCAGGCGCGCCTTGCTTCTGTCGTCGAGCGGTGCACTGCAAACCACGGTCGAGCTCATGAGAGCGCGGCGCCAGCAGGAGGACTATGTCAGGCAGCACGAACGCAATGACAATCAAAAGAAGATTGCCTTGCTTACGGATCTGAAGGAAACCAACGCGCGGCTGGCCGATGTCACCGCCAGGCTCCACGCCGCCAGCGAGAAGCTGCAACCGACCGGGGCATCCACCCAGCCATTGCCGATTGCCGGCGAAACAATCCGGGCTCAGGTCACGATCGTCCGCAAGGTCGGCGATGAATGGCGCAAGCTGTCGGCTGACGAAGATACGGTCGTGATGCCTGGGGACACCGTCGAAGCCAGGTTCAGCAGCGATCTGCAAAGCGCGGCGATCGAATAG
- a CDS encoding class I SAM-dependent methyltransferase — protein sequence MRLNSRQGMKPVPPTNAAQMAQSAFDTPLAARFSQAKPRNGEPGIWRELTSNQQIHTQGDRVSDDYRASHCAPGYGAHYNKTHESGYYGALWEKIEKPLIMDVLRPMGGAGRTCLDFACGTGRIANVAAVLFGEVVGADVSKSMLDCAQVPPNVRLVHIDMTTQPLGETFDVTTAFRFFLNAEDQLKRDALKAINEHLKDGGRLVCNVHMNATSPIGLVCRLLNRSFRRTIRHTLSVARFSELLTASGFLVEEMIPYGYLPRPGNLLPGVCEALMEPFEKVSRTLRIPGQLAQHFLVVAKKR from the coding sequence GTGAGGCTCAATTCCAGGCAAGGGATGAAGCCGGTGCCGCCGACGAACGCGGCTCAAATGGCTCAGTCCGCTTTCGACACGCCTTTGGCAGCGCGATTTTCGCAAGCCAAGCCGCGGAACGGTGAGCCTGGAATTTGGCGGGAACTGACGTCCAACCAGCAGATCCACACGCAGGGCGACCGGGTGTCGGACGACTACAGGGCCAGCCATTGCGCCCCGGGCTACGGCGCGCATTACAACAAAACGCATGAGTCCGGCTATTATGGCGCGCTTTGGGAGAAAATCGAAAAGCCTCTGATCATGGACGTTCTTCGCCCAATGGGCGGGGCCGGCCGAACCTGCCTCGATTTCGCATGCGGAACAGGCCGCATCGCCAACGTTGCAGCCGTGCTCTTCGGCGAGGTGGTCGGCGCCGACGTTTCCAAATCCATGCTCGACTGCGCGCAGGTTCCGCCCAATGTGAGACTGGTTCACATCGATATGACAACACAGCCCCTCGGCGAGACCTTCGACGTCACAACCGCGTTTCGCTTCTTCCTGAACGCAGAGGATCAGCTGAAGCGGGATGCGCTCAAGGCAATCAATGAGCATCTGAAGGATGGCGGGCGACTCGTGTGCAACGTTCACATGAATGCGACTTCGCCCATCGGCCTGGTTTGCCGGCTGCTCAATCGGTCGTTTAGACGCACAATTCGCCACACGCTAAGCGTAGCGAGGTTCAGCGAACTCCTGACCGCGTCGGGGTTTCTCGTCGAGGAGATGATACCTTACGGCTATCTGCCTCGGCCGGGAAACCTGTTGCCAGGGGTCTGTGAAGCGTTGATGGAACCCTTCGAGAAGGTGTCCAGGACCCTTCGCATTCCTGGACAACTGGCTCAACATTTCCTGGTTGTCGCGAAGAAGCGCTAG
- a CDS encoding type I secretion system permease/ATPase has translation MLGAVPGLVGVGVFSAVINLLALTGSVYMLQVYDRVLPSQSVPTLVGFTIGMLGLYAVYGLLDFVRLRLLVRIGNRLHKNLQQRVFGLSLSLPLIGGQDANRIQPLRDLDQIRGFLSGLGPTVIFDAPWIPFYLLIIYLLHPALGLLATSGAIVVVLLTVIAEVLGRASAARASETLVSQRNLADSGRRNAEVVRAMGLSGRLARRWSDINHAYLTHQERLSDIVGATGALSRALRMALQSSVLGLGAYLVIGGEASPGVIIASSILLGRSLAPVDAALANWRGFAAFRQSYSQLATALAAVGGNEEPMELPRPQAMLAVEDLAIAPPGQQKPTVANVSFSLSGGTGMAIVGPSGSGKTTLVRALVGVWQPARGRVRLDEASLDQWNPEELGAHIGYLPQDVELFDGTVADNISRFGGKDDAKGVLAAARAAGVDKMIMRLPNGFQTRVGEGGAALSAGQRQLVGLARALYGDPFLVVLDEPNSNLDVDGDAALAGAILGVRRRGGIVIIVAHRPSALTNIDKVLVMSNGMLHSFGSREEVLANVIRPFPSPAERPASVVPMQKGVSGHA, from the coding sequence ATGCTGGGCGCGGTACCCGGGCTCGTAGGTGTCGGCGTCTTCTCGGCGGTCATAAACCTTCTCGCCCTGACCGGTTCCGTCTATATGCTGCAGGTCTACGACCGCGTTTTGCCTTCGCAGAGCGTTCCGACACTTGTCGGATTTACGATCGGAATGCTGGGCCTTTACGCGGTCTACGGATTGCTGGATTTCGTGCGCCTCCGCCTCCTGGTTCGAATAGGCAATCGTCTCCATAAGAATCTGCAGCAAAGGGTGTTTGGCCTCTCGCTGTCCTTGCCGCTTATCGGCGGGCAGGATGCGAACCGGATACAGCCGCTGCGTGATCTGGATCAGATCCGCGGCTTCCTTTCAGGGTTGGGGCCGACCGTCATCTTCGACGCGCCGTGGATACCGTTTTATCTGCTGATCATCTATCTTCTGCATCCCGCGCTCGGCCTGCTGGCAACAAGCGGTGCGATTGTTGTCGTGCTGCTCACGGTGATCGCGGAAGTCCTTGGCCGCGCATCCGCTGCGCGCGCGTCCGAGACACTGGTGTCGCAACGCAATCTTGCCGATTCCGGGCGCCGCAACGCGGAGGTTGTGCGCGCCATGGGCCTTTCCGGGCGGCTTGCCCGCCGCTGGAGCGACATCAATCACGCCTATCTCACGCACCAGGAACGGCTTTCCGACATTGTCGGTGCCACCGGCGCGCTCTCGAGGGCGCTGCGCATGGCCTTGCAGTCCTCTGTTCTGGGACTGGGCGCCTATCTTGTGATCGGCGGGGAAGCGTCTCCGGGCGTCATCATAGCATCCTCGATACTGCTGGGCCGCTCGTTGGCTCCGGTTGACGCCGCGCTCGCAAACTGGCGGGGCTTCGCGGCCTTCCGGCAAAGCTATTCCCAACTGGCAACGGCGCTGGCTGCCGTCGGGGGAAATGAGGAACCTATGGAACTGCCGCGCCCGCAGGCGATGCTTGCGGTCGAGGACTTGGCAATAGCGCCGCCGGGCCAGCAAAAACCGACAGTGGCCAATGTCAGCTTTAGCCTGTCCGGGGGCACGGGAATGGCCATTGTCGGCCCGAGCGGTTCTGGGAAAACGACACTTGTGCGCGCGCTGGTGGGAGTGTGGCAGCCAGCTCGCGGAAGGGTTCGGCTGGACGAAGCCTCGCTCGACCAATGGAACCCGGAAGAGCTTGGCGCCCATATCGGCTACCTGCCGCAGGACGTCGAACTGTTTGACGGGACGGTTGCCGACAACATTTCGCGATTTGGCGGCAAGGACGACGCCAAGGGTGTGCTGGCGGCTGCCAGGGCCGCCGGCGTCGACAAGATGATCATGCGGCTGCCGAACGGGTTTCAAACACGCGTAGGCGAGGGAGGAGCAGCCCTGTCGGCCGGACAGAGGCAACTCGTCGGGCTTGCCAGGGCACTTTATGGCGACCCGTTCCTGGTCGTCCTCGACGAGCCGAATTCAAACCTGGACGTCGACGGCGACGCCGCCCTGGCCGGCGCGATCCTGGGGGTGCGCCGACGTGGAGGCATCGTCATCATTGTTGCGCACCGTCCTTCTGCCCTCACCAATATCGACAAGGTGCTCGTCATGTCGAACGGGATGCTTCACTCCTTCGGCTCGCGCGAGGAGGTCCTGGCCAATGTGATCCGGCCCTTCCCTTCGCCTGCCGAACGGCCGGCGTCGGTTGTTCCGATGCAGAAAGGGGTGAGTGGCCATGCGTAA